From the Rhinoderma darwinii isolate aRhiDar2 chromosome 12, aRhiDar2.hap1, whole genome shotgun sequence genome, one window contains:
- the MCL1 gene encoding induced myeloid leukemia cell differentiation protein Mcl-1 produces MMTPAINRKPASIMPFLYSAGGGSLLPKEGQGVPCTWRLELNKEVWEPLQGFNTDGSLPSSQSELDQDEDVESESRGSTSPPLSPTGAPDQLSLQTRALLHSFYRECSGDMKVDGGSSKALPTLRRLGSEINEKHRMAFKGMLHKLSIQHPEDIQKLSEVPTMVFSDGITNWGRIITLISFGAFVAKHLKSVNMEDCVGTLADNFTDYLMTHKREWIVEHNGWDGCVEFFHVEDYETGLRTVLMAFAGVAGIGASLAYMIR; encoded by the exons ATGATGACCCCTGCAATCAATCGGAAACCCGCCAGCATTATGCCCTTCTTATATAGCGCTGGCGGAGGGTCCCTCCTGCCTAAAGAAGGGCAGGGGGTCCCGTGCACATGGCGGCTGGAGCTGAACAAGGAGGTCTGGGAGCCGCTGCAGGGCTTTAACACGGACGGCTCGTTACCTTCTTCACAGTCGGAGCTGGACCAGGACGAGGACGTGGAGTCTGAATCCCGGGGATCCACATCTCCTCCGCTCAGCCCCACAGGCGCCCCGGACCAGTTGTCCCTGCAGACCCGCGCCCTGTTGCACAGTTTTTACAGGGAATGTAGCGGTGATATGAAGGTGGATGGCGGCAGTTCTAAAGCTCTGCCCACGCTGCGGAGACTAGGGAGCGAGATCAACGAGAAGCACAGGATGGCCTTTAAAg GCATGCTGCACAAATTGTCTATACAACATCCCGAAGATATCCAGAAACTATCCGAAGTTCCAACCATGGTTTTTAGCGACGGGATTACGAACTGGGGCCGTATTATTACCCTGATAAGCTTTGGTGCTTTTGTCGCTAAACATTTGAAAAGCGTAAACATGGAAGACTGCGTTGGCACACTAGCGGACAACTTCACCGATTATCTCATGACCCACAAAAGAGAATGGATAGTAGAGCACAATGGCTGG GATGGGTGTGTTGAATTCTTCCATGTTGAGGATTATGAAACTGGACTAAGAACTGTATTGATGGCCTTTGCCGGTGTAGCTGGTATTGGAGCAAGTCTGGCGTATATGATCCGGTGA